From one Sardina pilchardus chromosome 6, fSarPil1.1, whole genome shotgun sequence genomic stretch:
- the trim33l gene encoding E3 ubiquitin-protein ligase TRIM33, translated as MSVARIQKKLDDIDVGPVVHDVSSAAEDKTTSLLENCCVCDTPLHQSRLPQLFPCLHSACSTCLSKQHVEENNRKSIVCPSCKKLFGITEITENVIFKQSLPSSGSEVYKCGGCEELGINGWCKDCGEFLCSDCVSAHNRVKLTRGHTIVAQELSEGSHPTLYCPAHRDEPLKFFCVTCSQLTCRNCQLVDHRNHSYQMVTEAVSALREKLQSLQGQVTRHKEQVKQSELDLDQRLQNITDLKTCLKKKISLVVSKMHHSLLLKALNLFQSAVAVYGREEKQLSQRKSSLRRLEERQDYIMSFIEKTLSIEGHAGILLKNKIEGQIKDLLVQSVNPPASMLELNVQVNQSIMTSVENFGGITLKLVPFARHQSNQSESLLQSVPNLHNVPKDCIINTVTSTSSSPDSSTQEATLLGRTPVASPSNHSQSHNTPLGIPNSAACSPNAPQPSTSSSGQTAPKNCIVNTATSTTSPDICAQAALRGQSPTVPPSHHGQPKNAPLGHSVYAQSTLPQSTLIQATSAPSNAPQSQSASSSSLQLPRSSLLPSQPHINGPALLQHNAVLPLAVPSTSFQQQSHQGQTAFFVLSSPIIQNPPQVLCGPFSIANVTEKSVKAQSSPQVHAHSGSANSTANSARPSHSRKPDLTASHSPLSSPPKPAQQPSPTRSLQVIRPAHTPSQSKIFHSPPPALVQHRSSVDGHNPQSRPQQVQVSPHSPAPPAVSPVDRHGTLLSSLLQRPSLTKHPQTIRPTSADTGKAHSGHSQSQSNTFQSPPSALVQQVQVSCVDAHNPQSRPQQVQVSYVDAHDPQSRPSVSSLEHPHALSASTSPGKARSGCSETQSNTSQPPPSAMVHQVQVSTVDAQHPQAPLTASPLVQPSTISSHQKALKKASHKKAALSNPLIYNILQGRSADTQKPQSSKTTPNNKSLSLQDPRTLKLIAKRLAMLQKKSTNNFKRRQSKVWKFHQCHSSAGTDKTNEYTLSGSDASVSSPAGLPDPQSDTQTLTIQQTTSKTEGQEEPSEQRDILPQLTKDARNIHSNWLNGLPQSFREILGVLPLGKGGQDSPQTDTVKTEDPQSLSRTESEDSVPVGDADSVTSDKAESTAEIKYCTLPEKMLRCQVDLIRLDIKLPPAGHSLPRFRVGTDGSLENIPPPETKVEELFVDSENSESSPLSPGSPGSSLRCEVCSANRATLLCAVCERSFHRDCHVPSIAARLCNSEWTCSICQDLSDSRDPFRKDRRRKFWLNSLDQRRCEHLLLALMCKKNNSVLYSPCKDPESSIDFQFIHERLMRRRSPPYRTPSELVSDVWVFLESALSNAEETEDALRMLKSFEKRVNLIFGDTLHQSLLKRSTAEREKDLGKTGGPISKDMSESEDDSSDDFTEPVVKKRHRD; from the exons ATGTCTGTCGCCAGAATTCAGAAAAAGTTGGACGACATTGATGTGGGTCCGGTGGTACACGACGTTTCGTCAGCGGCAGAGGACAAAACGACGTCTTTGCTGGAAAACTGTTGCGTTTGCGATACGCCATTACACCAAAGTCGGTTACCACAACTCTTTCCATGTTTACACTCTGCTTGCAGCACATGTCTGTCAAAACAGCATGTGGAGGAGAACAACAGAAAATCCATAG TATGTCCCTCCTGCAAGAAGTTATTTGGCATCACGGAAATCACTGAAAATGTTATCTTTAAGCAGTCCCTTCCCTCGTCAGGGAGTGAAGTATATAAG TGCGGAGGATGTGAGGAACTTGGAATCAATGGCTGGTGTAAGGACTGTGGGGAATTCCTATGCTCTGACTGTGTTTCTGCCCATAACCGAGTCAAACTCACCCGGGGTCACACAATTGTAGCACAGGAGCTATCTGAAG GTTCACATCCTACCCTGTACTGCCCAGCTCACAGAGACGAACCTCTGAAATTCTTTTGCGTGACCTGCAGTCAGCTCACTTGTCGGAACTGCCAGTTGGTTGACCACAGAAATCACAG CTATCAGATGGTCACTGAGGCAGTATCTGCTTTACGGGAAAAGCTTCAGTCACTACAGGGGCAAGTGACAAGACACAAGGAGCAAGTAAAACAGAGTGAACTGGATTTGGATCAGAG ACTACAGAATATTACTGACCTGAAGACTTGTCTCAAGAAAAAAATTTCTCTGGTGGTGTCAAAGATGCATCATTCCTTGCTGTTGAAGGCGCTCAATCTCTTTCAGTCTGCTGTG GCAGTgtatgggagagaggagaaacaacTGTCCCAAAGAAAGTCCTCTCTGAGGAGACTAGAGGAAAGACAGGACTACATTATGTCTTTCATTGAAAAAACTCTCAGCATAGAAGGCCATGCTGGAATACTCCTCAAAAACAAA ATTGAAGGTCAAATAAAGGATCTGCTGGTTCAGAGTGTAAATCCGCCTGCTTCTATGCTTGAACTGAATGTCCAGGTCAATCAGTCCATCATGACCTCAGTGGAAAATTTCG gaggAATCACTCTCAAACTTGTCCCCTTTGCACGCCACCAGTCCAACCAGTCCGAATCCCTTCTTCAGAGCGTACCAAATCTCCATAATGTCCCCAAGGACTGCATCATCAACACAGTGACGTCCACCTCCTCGTCCCCGGACTCTTCTACTCAGGAGGCGACACTTCTCGGTCGAACCCCAGTGGCTTCCCCCTCCAATCACAGTCAGTCTCACAACACCCCGCTTGGAATCCCGAACTCTGCGGCTTGCTCGCCTAACGCTCCCCAGCCGTCTACTTCCTCGTCTGGCCAGACTGCGCCCAAGAACTGCATCGTCAACACCGCAACATCCACCACGTCTCCTGACATCTGTGCTCAGGCAGCTCTGCGCGGTCAATCCCCAACAGTTCCCCCCTCTCATCACGGTCAGCCTAAGAACGCCCCACTTGGTCATTCGGTTTATGCTCAGTCTACACTCCCTCAGTCTACACTCATTCAGGCTACGTCTGCCCCATCTAATGCCCCTCAGTCTCAGTCTGCTTCGTCAAGTAGCCTTCAGCTCCCTCGGTCCTCTTTGCTTCCTTCTCAACCTCACATTAACGGACCTGCCCTGCTGCAACATAATGCTGTATTACCATTGGCTGTACCCTCCACATCTTTCCAGCAACAGAGTCATCAGGGTCAGACTGcgttttttgttctttcttcaCCTATAATCCAGAATCCTCCCCAGGTCCTGTGCGGTCCCTTCAGCATCGCCAATGTGACAGAAAAATCAGTAAAAGCACAGTCTTCACCGCAAGTGCATGCCCACTCTGGCTCAGCTAACTCCACGGCAAACAGTGCTAGGCCATCTCACTCGCGTAAGCCTGATCTGACAGCATCGCATAGTCCTCTGTCATCTCCCCCAAAACCAGCACAGCAGCCCTCGCCCACCAGGTCCCTTCAAGTCATCCGGCCTGCTCATACCCCATCTCAGTCCAAAATATttcattctcctcctccagcattGGTCCAGCATCGGTCTTCTGTTGACGGCCACAATCCCCAGTCTCGCCCGCAGCAAGTACAGGTTTCTCCCCATTCACCGGCTCCCCCAGCAGTATCTCCAGTAGATCGACACGGTACTCTTTTGTCTTCTCTTTTACAGCGGCCATCTCTCACCAAACATCCTCAAACCATTCGGCCTACTTCTGCGGACACAGGGAAAGCTCACTCAGGTCATTCCCAGTCTCAGTCCAACACATTTCAGTCCCCTCCCTCAGCATTGGTCCAGCAAGTACAGGTTTCTTGTGTTGACGCCCACAATCCCCAGTCTCGACCGCAGCAAGTACAGGTTTCTTATGTTGACGCCCACGATCCCCAGTCTCGACCGTCAGTATCTTCACTAGAACACCCTCATGCCCTATCTGCTTCTACATCCCCAGGAAAAGCCCGGTCAGGATGTTCTGAGACTCAGTCCAACACATCTCAACCCCCTCCCTCAGCAATGGTGCATCAAGTACAAGTTTCTACTGTAGATGCTCAACACCCCCAGGCTCCTTTGACAGCATCTCCATTAGTTCAACCCAGCACCATTTCTTCTCACCAAAAGGCACTGAAGAAGGCCTCTCACAAAAAGGCGGCCCTCTCTAACCCTTTAATTTATAATATCCTTCAGGGCCGCTCTGCTGATACCCAGAAACCCCAATCTTCCAAAACCACTCCTAATAATAAATCCTTGAGCCTTCAGGATCCGAGAACATTGAAACTGATTGCAAAAAGACTCGCAATGCTCCAGAAAAAGTCTACCAACAACTTCAAACGGCGTCAGTCAAAAGTGTGGAAATTCCATCAATGCCATTCCTCTGCTGGGACTGATAAAACCAACGAATACACTCTCAGTGGCAGTGATGCTTCA GTGTCAAGCCCAGCTGGTTTGCCAGACCCTCAGAGTGACACTCAAACTTTGACCATCCAGCAAACCACTAGTAAGACAGAGGGCCAAGAGGAGCCATCAGAACAGAGGGATATCCTACCACAATTAACCAAGGACGCTCGCAACATACATTCAAACTGGCTCAATGGACTTCCACAAAGCTTTCGAGAGATATTGGGAGTACTGCCACTTGGGAAAGGGGGGCAGGATTCCCCTCAAACAGACACTGTCAAGACCGAAGATCCTCAGTCCTTGTCAAGAACGGAGTCTGAAGATTCAGTGCCT GTTGGTGACGCTGATTCTGTGACATCTGACAAGGCTGAAAGCACAGCAGAAATAAAGTACTGCACACTTCCAGAGA AGATGTTAAGATGTCAAGTTGATTTGATTCGATTGGATATAAAGTTGCCACCTGCTGGACATTCACTTCCTCGGTTCAGAGTTGGCACTGATGGATCGCTTGAAAATATCCCACCGCCAGAGACTAAAGTGGAG GAACTCTTCGTGGACTCTGAGAACTCGGAGAGCTCTCCGCTGTCTCCTGGCTCTCCAGGGAGCAGCCTCCGCTGCGAGGTGTGCAGTGCAAACAGAGCCACCCTcctgtgtgcggtgtgtgaaAGGAGCTTTCATAGAGACTGCCACGTTCCTTCAATCGCCGCCCGGCTCTG CAATTCCGAATGGACATGCTCCATATGCCAGGACCTGTCTGATTCAAGAGACCCATTCAGGAAGGATAGACGGAGGAAGTTCTGGCTGAACTCACTTGATCAGAGG agATGCGAACACCTCTTGCTCGCCCTGATGTGCAAGAAGAACAACAGCGTCCTTTACAGCCCATGCAAG GATCCAGAGTCATCTATAGACTTTCAATTCATTCATGAACGGTTGATGAGGAGACGGTCCCCTCCGTACCGCACGCCATCTGAGCTGGTTTCAGATGTCTGGGTGTTTCTGGAGTCCGCTCTCTCCAACGCCGAG GAGACTGAGGATGCTCTGAGGATGCTGAAGTCCTTTGAGAAGAGGGTCAACCTGATCTTTGGAGACACTCTCCATCAATCTCTTCTGAAACGATCCACTGCGGAAAGGGAAAAGGATCTGGGAAAAACTGGAGGACCAATTTCAAAGGACATGTCAGAAAGCGAAGATGACTCCTCAGACGACTTCACAGAACCTGTCGTCAAAAAGCGTCACCGGGACTAG
- the zgc:171704 gene encoding ras-related and estrogen-regulated growth inhibitor-like protein: MFTVVAGISMIGQMVVQVKSNSHCSKAMMDGANVLLLGAENVGKSALTVRFLTRRFIGEYGDIESIYSHIDKIDGRDISFNIWDSLYPQNCVTPESISEKQLQWADGVILVYSICDRASFDVVRQQVQLIRQSRKMSASAPIIIVGNKRDLQHQRAVSSEEGRLFALSADCSFFEISAAEAYHGVMLVFHELLELIKESRALKKGVVGIKGIVRTVSAVFGKKRAE, encoded by the exons ATGTTCACTGTAGTTGCAGGGATTTCTATGATCGGCCAAATGGTTGTCCAAGTTAAAAGCAACTCTCACTGCAGCAAAGCAATGATGGATGGTGCCAACGTCCTGCTGCTTGGGGCAGAAAATGTTGGGAAATCAG CTCTCACTGTGAGGTTTCTCACAAGAAGATTTATTGGTGAATACGGAGATATTg AGTCAATATACAGTCACATCGACAAAATTGATGGCCGAGACATTTCTTTCAACATATGGGATTCGTTGTATCCACAG AACTGTGTCACACCTGAGTCTATCAGCGAAAAGCAACTTCAGTGGGCAGACGGAGTGATTCTGGTCTACAGCATCTGTGACCGCGCAAGTTTCGACGTCGTGCGGCAACAGGTGCAGCTCATCAGGCAGTCGAGAAAGATGTCAGCCAGCGCGCCGATTATCATAGTCGGAAACAAACGCGATCTTCAGCACCAGCGAGCAGTCTCAAGTGAGGAGGGTCGACTCTTTGCCTTATCGGCAGATTGCAGTTTCTTCGAGATATCTGCTGCCGAGGCGTACCATGGTGTGATGCTTGTATTCCACGAACTGCTGGAACTGATCAAAGAGTCCAGGGCACTCAAGAAAGGTGTTGTTGGTATTAAGGGGATTGTGAGGACCGTGTCTGCTGTGTTTGGGAAGAAACGAGCCGAATAG